GCCTGTGGTGTTTGAGTCACTGAGTGGGAATGGAGGAAAAGGAAGTTAATTTCGAGCTGTTTTGTAGTTTCCTGAGTTTTGGCTGACTCTGCATGGCTTTAGGTGTGATCTGGCTCTCTAACACTCTTTCTGTGGCCCTTCAAGGGTGTCTAGCTctgatgaaaagaaataaagaccTTGAAATCGGGGGTGAGGGGTGTATTAAATAATTACCAGCAGCGCTTTGTCCTGAAGGGTTGTGTGGATCTGCACCTGTGCTCCCACTGGTTGCACTGGTATTGCTCAGCAAATGAGGGACAGGGCCCAGACTCTGAAGGCACGTGGTTCAGACAGCCCGGCATCTCCACCCCCTATCCTAGTCTCCTTCCACCTCTGTTGCTTCCAGAGCACAGGGTAATCTTGGATGggatgccatgagcagatggctGTGAAAGTGCTTACCTCCCAAAGTCCATTTTGCATAGGTCTTCTACAACCTGGGGTTAGTTATGACTCTCTGAGGAGGTCCTGAAGGCTGATCTTGTAtctcagcagggcagggaaggaaTATCACTGTGGTGCCTGGGGGCTGGACCCCACAGAAGTCCGTTCATCATCAGGTGCAAGGTCATTGCTCCTTCTACTGCCACTGCATATGGGGGTAAAAGAAACAAGGCAGTCCAAGCAAGGTCCACATGACATTGCCACATGTAGCTCAGCTCAGAAAAGATCTCCAGGGTTACCTGAAGgaatttttaacttttaaaacccAAGGGTTAGATCAACAGTTATTCCTAAAATTGTTTTAAAGCTAGTAAACAAGTGAGGCAAGAGCTCAGAGAACGGCCAGGTCTGTTTTCCTCAGACCTCTCTTTTGTCTCTTCAGATGGGTCTGTGTAGCTCTTAGCTTTCTTAATTCTGTCCCCAGGGTCTTTTGGAGTGATAGCAGACTGATGACTGCAGGATAATTCCCACTAAAATGACCCAccttgggttcctggtgtctgtGGTTTGTCTGGCCAAGGCCAGCTTCTGATGGATGGTCTTTTTTCAGGACTTCTTCTGGAATTCAAAGTGATAGCCTCCAGGGATCATTCTGGGTTCTTGTAAGTCAAATGTGACACAGTCCAGGGGCTGGCACAAGCCTTTTGTAAAGATATTTTAGAATAACTGTTTTCTGGAGTTTGTTGAACACAGTTTGAGTTCCCAAAGTGTCCTGCAAACATGGCATGTGGCAGAAGCCAATCTGAGTCACAGATAGGATGGAGAGAACCCAAACGACTTGACTCCACACAATGTCTAAAGCTTTGTGCTGAAACCCCTGCACTCTCCAAGTGTGCAAACCAATGACTACACCCCAAAGACACCATAGCACGCTTCCAGAAGTCAGGCCTTTTCCATGGTGCACCTAAAACTGTAGCTGTGGTTTAGCTGTTGTGTCACGGGGCCACTTGGCAGAAGGGGGCATGGCTTGGGATGGCACCGCTCTTCAGGATTCGCAGCCTCATGGACCCACCCAGCACCCTGCAAAGAGAAATGCATTCACTACTATTCCCCTTAACTCTATCTGCTGTCTGGACAACCCACCAGCATATCACCAGTGTTCTGGATTTAATCATGCCAAGCAATTTCTGGGGAATTAGTGGTTCCACGTTGGGAATGATGGTCTTGATTGTGCTCATGTGGGCTCAGAGCATCCCTACAGTGCCTGGAAAGAGGttgtttgtgttgtttgcacCTTGGACCTGCTTCTCCACCTGGCCCAAAGAGACAAGGACGAAGGCACAGACTGTGCCTGGGTTCCCCTTTCCCAGGTCCACTAAGGTGAAGCCCACATATGACCACCCTGTCCAACGTTGGGCAAGTCCATTTGAGAGCAGGCAGACCCATGCTGAGCTGCTGGCATCCACTTGCTTCTGCAGGAGCAGTGTGGAGCCAGACTCCTGCCAGCTGCGCCATCCAGGAGAGGACACAGGTTCCTGAGGGACAAGCTGATTAGAAGTCAAACTTGTAGCATTGCAGAGATGGGGGCCAAACTAACATGAGTGCAATCAGCAGGGTGAGGGAAATTATTCTTTCCCTCTGTCTGGCATTTGTTAATCCCCATCCAGGCACAGTTTTGGGGTCTCCAGAAGAAACAGTGTCAGACTGAATCGAGCATGTTGGAAGCCACCGAGAGCACAGGACATATGAGGAGAGTCTGAGAGAAGTGGGTTTGGGCATCCAGGAGGAGGGAAGGCGAAGAGGGAGCTTATTGCTGTCTGCAGCTACGTAATGGGAGGGTGTGGacaagacagagccagactcttgcTGGAGATGCACAGTTACAGGACAAAAGACAGCAGCACAAGCTCCAGTTTATCTTCAGTGGTCAGAAACTAGAAAAGggccccagagaggctgtgggatgtCCGTCCATGGAGATACTCAGAGATGGACTGGACAAAGCCCCGAGCAACCTAATTTAACTTTGAAGTAAGTCCTGCTTTGAACAGCAGGTTGGACCAGACCCCTCCAGAGTCTTCTTCCAATGTAAATTATCCAATGAGCCTACACTCAGGGAAAGCCACTGCCACCCAGACCTGTCGGCTGGCATCCCTGGCTGCACGCCTTCGCTTCGGGATAACGAGCCACGGTTGTCAGGGAGGTTGCCAGGGAGGCTGACATCAGACATCGCTTCCCTATAGATTATTGTGCACAGCAGCACCATCAGTTCCTCATCCGCAAACGAGGTGGGAGGGCACCCAGAGGAAGCCCCGGAGCAGGTTCTGCGTCACTGGCCTGGGTTGCCTAGCACTGCTGGGACCGTGGAGAGGGGGCACCAGCTCTGGGGGCTTGGAGGCTTTTTTACCCCCCGCGTGTCCTGTTTGAGAGCCAAACGTTGCTGAGGACGTAGCAGAGGAGCAACCAAGGTGATGGCAGCCAAAGAAGGGATGCTCGAGCTGCCCTTTGTCCATGATGACCAGCTCACCCGGTGCATGCGGCTGCGATTCCAGAGCCTGCAGCAAAAAAACATGAGGCCCCAGGATGGCGAGAAGCTGCTGCGTCCCAATGAGCACGTCTACCGAGTGGATTTCATCCGGCAGCACAACCTACGCTTCATCCGCTGGGACATCCAGCTGGAGAGACCTGGGAAGGTCACAGTGACCGGCACCTCCCAGCACTGGACTCCTGATCTCACCCACCTTATGAAccggcagctgctggagcccGTGGGCATTTTCTGGAAGAAGCCAGGGGCCAAGGAGGTGGAGTGCAACGAGGCAGATGCCCAGGAATTTGGGGAGCGGATAGCGGAGTTAGCCCAGATCCGCAAGGTGATGTATTTCCTCCTCACTTTCACCGATGGCCTCGAACCAGCGCAGCTGAAGGGCTCCGTTCTTTTTAAAGCCTGATCCCCTCTTGCTCAGCCCTTCTTGCTCCTGCTATGCTTTTGCCTtcgtttttctttctctcagttcAGTTCTTGGTTGTTTTTACGTGGTTCTTCGTTGAGGGACGGTGTCACGTAAAAGTGAAGGACAGCTCGGCGCTTCTGGAGCATTCACCCTTTCAAGACGTTCCCCATACATGCTGTCTTCTGTCTGAatgatggggaggagggaggacggGCTGTGAGCTTGCTGCTGTATTTGCCTAGAGCATAAGACTGCATGCTTGTGAATTCAGCAGGGAATCACCAGGTCCGACTGGGGCAGGGTCTTGCTGGCTTGGAAATGTGAGGCTGCCCTAAGCCCTGCAGCTTTAGCACCTGGATAATAAAATCCTgatggaaaaataagaaattgCCATACTACAAACAGGAGAGGCAACCTGGAGAGAGTGTTGGCTTCCAGTTTCCATCCTAGCCATTAACAAGGGAGGGCTTTTTTGCAATGGAGTGCTGCTCCTTGCAAGGACGCTGAGCGCTTGCAGGCGGCAGTGACTCTCACTGTCACTGTGGCTGCTCTGTGTCTCTGAAGACCAGTCCCGTGGAGGATCACCTTGCCGTGAAGCTGAACTACATTTGGACATGCCGTGTGCTGCAGATTGAAAACCCATCAGACAAACCGGTGCTGGAAGGTTGGACCATCCTTTTCCTGACAGCCGTCACCTGTCAGTGTGGGGAGGTGTTCTCCAGCACGTTGCTCACCTTGGGCTGCCTGGAGGTTGTTGGTCCCAAGATGGGTTGAAGCaggcgtgcgtgtgtgtgcagaGCCAGGCGAGTGagccagcagctcagagcagACTGTAGGGCTGAGCCAGCACTCAGTACCCTGCAGCAAAACCAATTTGTGCATTGCTGTGGCCTTAAAGCACCCATGAATATATTTATTCTGAAGCATCTATACAGAGACGTGAGGCTGCAGAGCACTTTGAAAACCACAGAGCAGGAACCTGCTGCTTCTGTCCCCAGAAAACAGTGTCTCCTACCTTCCCCAAATGCTGAGGCAGGGTGGCCATGGGAGCACAGAGGAGAGACAGTACCTTTGCAAGTTTAGGAGCGGGAGGATGTTTTGTGCCTGGCTTGTCCCATCACTGTGAATAAACTGCTAACTTTGGATGTTCCCCTTTCCTCCACCAAAAAGTGGAAGGTACTTTGGTGAAGTTTCTTGAGATCTGCAGGTAGAAATGTCCTTTGAAAGAGTCAAGCTTTATTACAAATGGTCCTTTGCTAAGATTGCACACAAATGTGTGTGAGTGCTCCTCGAGGTATGGATTGATATTTTCCTCAGATGTGTAAGGAGAGGGCAGTGATGGGAAAGCCAGGACAAGGTACTTTGTACTCATGGCCTGCTGACTTGTGCAGACCATCCCCAAACCCATCCAATCTCTTCCTAAAAGCCTGCAGAGATGCAGACTACATGCCCTCCTCAGCCCAGTAATACTGGATAAAATGATTTGCACAAGCTCTGCCaggcagagaggagaaagaaggcaGGAGGATCAGCTGCTGGCTGGAGAGTTGGTGGGAGCTTTGAGTCTTGCGCACGACTAAAGCTCAGCAAACACCAAGTCATACAGCCATGCCGTGGGCATTACTGGAGAAGTTGATGTCTTTGTTTAGACACCAAGAAATACTGGACTCAGTGAGGAGAGATAAAAGTGGATGCATCCCTGCTTGGCCATAGCATGGACCCACTGTGAGCCAAACCCAGTTCTAGAGTTCTGGCAGACTTTCCCAGAGGAGACCCCTCCCAGACCAGAGCTCCTGACTGAAAAGCACATTAGACCACTTAACAGGGGCCACTACCAACATCCAAAGGGGCTTTTGCATGCCAGGTCTCACACTATGCCGTTGCTATGTTGCTGGTTGCTGGGGTAGAGTTCCTGCTGCAGAAACCTCGCTGGATATTGATGTACCACAGTAAATAAAAGCCCAGTCAACAGGGTTCCCCTTAAGGACTGAGACTGTGCGTGTCTTCTTTGTGCCCTTTTTGGAAGCTGCCCCAGTCCTGCATGCAATAAATCAGCACCCGACTGTTTTCAATTTGCTTGGTATTTTTGAGCACCTTTTCATCTCCTGTAAAAAGTAAAATGATTGTTTACCTTCTTTTCTCTTGGTGTGAAAGGCTTGATGGAGCATTGAGCAGTTTTGTATGGTTTGGGGAGGCATTTgaagctgggcagaggggaaacgATCCTCAGGTGGATCCTCCTTTCCATCAGAGCTGGAGGTGGGAGGTGAGTGGGACAGTCTGATCTCTCTGCTGCAGGGAAGATGAGCCTCTTTATACCAGTCAGTGAAACTCTTCCTACACAGTTCCAGCATCCCATAAAGGCTTTGAGATACACCACTCTGTGCCATCTCCCAGGGGAATTTCATCCTGGGTTGTACCATGGTTCAGCAGATTGGCATGGCTGGGTCAGTCCCTCCCATTCCTCAGCTGGCAAGTTCCCAGCAGAAGAGCCCCTGCTTGGAGGAATCAGCATCTAACAAGTCCTCCTTCTAATCAGGATGTTTCTCCAGGGTCACAGGTGCTCAATTAGCCACTcctaagaaaaatgagaaaaagctgtAAACCAGCTTAGGGAAATGAACCTAGTGTTTCTGGGCTCCCAATTTCCCTGTCTCTGAGCCCTTTCACTGGAAATTTGTCCCACAAGAGTGTTACAGCTCCAGGTTTTGGGAGCCCCTAAGCAAAAAGCAGTACAGTTGAGTGAATGAGGAGACATGGTCTCCACTGCTTCAATGCCACACAACCAAGTCGAGTCCAGGACTCAGTGGGATCTCAGGATGGATGGTCCAGGGCATGCTCTCTCTCCAGTATCCACTGAGGAGGGATGGAGATGTATGGGGAGGTTTCCTGGGAGTGGGTGGCAGCCATGGACCTTAGTCGCATGATGATCTCCTGGAGGCATCTGGGCTCCAGCTACTGCTGGGATTTGTAGATGTGCCCCAGGTTAATCTTTCAGGTAATGCACAGCATTAGGTCACAGGCAGGGATCATGCTGTGTGCCTTCGGGTCTGGAGTCCCGACAGGCACTGCATCCAGAGCTGCCACTTCTCCTGTATGGCCAGGGGACTCACAGACATCTTGACCAGGGGGTGAAGCAACTGGAGGGATCTTGGCCCAGGTGCGATGCTGTGCTCTgagaggagctggggggaggAACCTGATGGTTGAGCTCACACCTTGCACTTGGGCAGGTTGAGGACAGGCTGGGCTCTGAAGATCgggctcctctccttcccccttgGGTCGCTGCAGAAACACGACCAGTCCTTGCTCCTGGATCCTGCTCTGCATGAAGGCTGTCCACTTTTGCTGCCTTCTGAGTCAGAAGGTGTTTTCAACGTTGTCAAGAAATGAAGGGACGGAGGAGGATGGTAGGGACTGGTATCTCCTGCCACCAATGACAGTAATGGCAAGTCTCAGAACCAGCCAGCTGGAAGCTGTCACTACCAGCTCTGGCTGACAAGCTGCCTCTAATCAGTGTCGTAACCATTGCGAAGACTGCATTAATAGCAAGTTCATTAGCACAA
The window above is part of the Opisthocomus hoazin isolate bOpiHoa1 chromosome 1, bOpiHoa1.hap1, whole genome shotgun sequence genome. Proteins encoded here:
- the OMP gene encoding olfactory marker protein produces the protein MAAKEGMLELPFVHDDQLTRCMRLRFQSLQQKNMRPQDGEKLLRPNEHVYRVDFIRQHNLRFIRWDIQLERPGKVTVTGTSQHWTPDLTHLMNRQLLEPVGIFWKKPGAKEVECNEADAQEFGERIAELAQIRKVMYFLLTFTDGLEPAQLKGSVLFKA